Genomic segment of Candidatus Rokuibacteriota bacterium:
GCTGTGGAAGGTCGCTGGCAGGAAACTCGATATGCTCAATGCCGCTCATGAGTTGCGAGATTTGATGGTGCCGCCAGGCAATCGACTGGAAGCTCTCAAAGGGACCTTGGCGGGATCTCACAGCATCCGCATCAACGACCAATTTCGCATCATGTTTCCCTGGAAGGACGGTAACGCGCATGACGTGCGAATCACGGACTACCATTGATAGGCCGAAGACGTAAAGACCAGCAGGACCAGCGGGAGCAGCGAGGGAAGCCAAGATGCGCGTTCCATGTTGTTCTCCTCCTTCTGACAGCGCCCAGTTTCTGGCGGGTCATTGCGCCGTCTAACGTGCCGCTCAGCGGCGGGATGCGGAGCGGCCCGGCCGCTGGAGCGGCGAGTTAGACGGTGCCATGTCTCTGCCCTTCCCGACGGACATGCGTCATCCGGGTGGCCCACTCGATTGAAGCGCAAGCGCCCTCGAGAATGCGATGTCTGA
This window contains:
- a CDS encoding type II toxin-antitoxin system RelE/ParE family toxin, which produces MAQESEAPRQSPPPSGPVLRAPGRLGVRSSAWRIPTALWKVAGRKLDMLNAAHELRDLMVPPGNRLEALKGTLAGSHSIRINDQFRIMFPWKDGNAHDVRITDYH